The following proteins are encoded in a genomic region of Gemmatimonadaceae bacterium:
- a CDS encoding glycosyltransferase family 2 protein, whose protein sequence is MSAPVLAVVVLQYGRWRDTVTCLQSLVPAVRAGLARVIVVDNASPDDSAARVRGWIHGGCTGTARPVHDTVASHWWPLDGDPDATWQLLDDDQEAPPRAAPWAFVTSGDNRGFAAGMNTGIRVALSDARVDAVWLLNNDTVVDGPCVQAIRAALDAAPATVGQFGTTVCYYDRPTIVQSVGWCRWNAWLATSQRLHDGASLAQPLSRIPTPPGYVYGASWVIRAAALRTVGLLNEESFLYGEELDWSCRARGWSTRLVAEAVVWHREGATIGAGVRAVQARSELADLCGISARLRLTRRFFPGRLPAVYSSLFGAALNRLRRGDRRRAAAVARLVLAGGLPAPRPTAATDHPSSSPP, encoded by the coding sequence GTGAGTGCGCCTGTGCTCGCCGTGGTGGTGCTGCAGTACGGCCGCTGGCGCGACACCGTGACCTGCCTGCAGAGCCTCGTGCCGGCGGTGCGCGCGGGCCTCGCGCGCGTGATCGTGGTGGACAACGCCTCACCCGACGACAGTGCCGCGCGCGTGCGGGGATGGATACACGGCGGGTGCACCGGGACGGCCCGTCCGGTGCATGACACCGTCGCCTCGCATTGGTGGCCGCTCGACGGCGATCCGGACGCCACGTGGCAGCTCCTCGACGACGACCAGGAGGCCCCGCCGCGCGCCGCGCCGTGGGCTTTCGTCACGAGCGGTGACAACCGCGGTTTCGCCGCCGGGATGAACACCGGGATCCGGGTGGCGCTCTCCGACGCACGAGTGGATGCCGTCTGGCTGCTCAACAACGACACCGTGGTCGACGGCCCCTGTGTCCAGGCCATCCGTGCCGCCCTGGACGCGGCGCCGGCCACGGTCGGGCAGTTCGGCACCACGGTCTGCTACTACGACCGTCCCACGATCGTGCAGTCGGTGGGCTGGTGCCGCTGGAACGCCTGGCTGGCCACCAGCCAGCGGCTGCACGACGGCGCGAGCCTGGCCCAGCCGCTGAGCCGGATCCCCACTCCGCCGGGCTATGTGTACGGCGCGAGCTGGGTCATCCGCGCCGCGGCGCTGCGCACGGTGGGGCTGCTGAACGAGGAGAGTTTCCTCTATGGCGAGGAGCTCGACTGGAGCTGCCGGGCCCGTGGCTGGTCGACGCGGCTGGTGGCCGAGGCGGTGGTCTGGCACCGTGAGGGGGCGACCATCGGCGCCGGCGTGCGTGCGGTGCAGGCCCGGAGCGAGCTGGCGGACCTGTGCGGCATCTCGGCCAGGCTTCGGCTCACGCGACGCTTTTTCCCCGGGCGGCTGCCCGCCGTATATTCGAGCCTGTTCGGAGCCGCGCTCAATCGTCTGCGGCGCGGCGACCGCCGAAGGGCGGCCGCAGTGGCGCGGCTCGTGCTCGCCGGTGGCCTGCCGGCGCCACGGCCGACGGCCGCGACCGATCACCCATCGTCTTCCCCGCCGTGA
- a CDS encoding SLBB domain-containing protein: MNRLLLRPLLAVGVFLYLASGVHAQTVSPQQAQQLLQNRPDLLNQLRQRIGGSGLTPDQIRARLRAQGYPDNLLDSYLQGEGRSSTDPTSSAQGTPALPGMPGQAGSTSGMMPTPDVFSALRELGIADSSDFDFPGDTNRTKRILGDSLQTPFDSTLDPRIPTDVRGRDGRKLTSYEQYLWLRTDSIQRDSGLKVFGLDLFSARNASQFDANLAGPVDASYRLGPGDRLVLILTGDVEQAHSLEVTREGFVVIPQVGQLSVANLTMAQLEDLLYSRLSRSYSGVRRGPGATTRFSVSMARLRTNQIFVVGDVARPGSYRVSAAGTALTALYAAGGPTMNGSLRAVQVRRNGRVVGTIDLYDYLVRGDASRDQRLLNGDIVFVPIHTGRVRVVGEVSRPGTYEVGRDGSLADIVRAAGGLLPTAARSRIQVERLTAARDRTRPGSDRAVLDVSGGTGDVPALALVDGDVIRVLKVADRVRNRVVLRGNVFTPGTVGLTPGMRLSEAIRKAGGLKPDTYLGQVLISRLNSDSTRSQLRATLADTLGTVVGDPVLQEEDEIRVFGRSEFRPIRYVAITGAVRRSGRYPYQDGMTMRDLVLLAGGLQESAMLNEAEVARMPRSRVDGLTATTMRVPMDSSYLFERGPDGRYAGPPGMAGAASGTSEVVLDPYDNVLILRQPDWELQRTVFVGGEVRFPGSYTLVKKSERLSDVLQRAGGLTKEAYADGVNFSRRRNRIGRIGVDLPAVLKDGQAQDNIILFDGDSITIPRYDAVVRVDGAVNSPTALPYVRGKDMQYYIRAAGGGRLDADLPRTYVTQPNGRVDAVSRRLFLPDGQPTPRPGAVVTVPKRDRTERQDTLASRTQIASIIGTFAAVLASLATIIIQTR, from the coding sequence ATGAATCGCCTTCTCCTTCGGCCGCTGCTCGCGGTCGGGGTCTTTTTGTATTTGGCGTCGGGTGTGCACGCCCAGACGGTCTCGCCGCAGCAGGCACAACAGCTCCTGCAGAACCGGCCCGACCTGCTCAACCAGCTCCGCCAGCGGATCGGCGGGAGCGGGCTGACCCCCGACCAGATCCGGGCCCGCCTGCGCGCGCAGGGATACCCCGACAACCTGCTCGACTCGTACCTGCAGGGCGAAGGCCGATCCAGCACCGACCCCACCAGCAGCGCCCAGGGCACACCGGCGCTGCCGGGCATGCCGGGCCAGGCGGGTTCCACCAGCGGAATGATGCCGACACCGGACGTGTTCTCGGCGCTGCGCGAGCTCGGCATCGCCGACTCGAGCGACTTCGACTTTCCGGGCGACACGAACCGCACCAAGCGCATTCTCGGTGACTCGCTGCAGACACCGTTCGACAGCACGCTGGATCCCCGCATCCCCACCGACGTCCGCGGGCGGGACGGCCGGAAGCTGACGTCGTACGAGCAGTACCTCTGGCTGCGCACCGATTCCATCCAGCGTGACAGCGGCCTGAAGGTGTTCGGCCTCGATCTCTTCTCGGCGCGCAACGCCTCGCAGTTCGACGCCAACCTCGCCGGGCCGGTGGACGCGAGCTACCGCCTGGGCCCCGGCGACCGGCTGGTGCTGATCCTCACCGGCGACGTGGAGCAGGCACACTCGCTGGAAGTGACCCGCGAGGGCTTCGTCGTCATTCCGCAGGTCGGGCAGCTCAGCGTGGCCAACCTGACCATGGCGCAGCTCGAGGACCTGCTGTACTCGCGCCTGAGCCGCTCGTACTCCGGCGTGCGCCGCGGGCCCGGCGCCACCACGCGCTTCAGCGTGAGCATGGCGCGGCTCCGGACGAACCAGATCTTCGTGGTCGGCGACGTGGCGCGCCCGGGCAGCTATCGCGTGTCGGCCGCGGGCACCGCACTGACCGCGCTGTATGCGGCCGGTGGCCCGACCATGAACGGGTCGCTGCGTGCGGTGCAGGTCCGGCGGAACGGCCGTGTCGTCGGCACGATCGACCTCTACGACTACCTCGTGCGCGGCGACGCGTCGCGCGACCAGCGGCTGCTCAACGGCGACATCGTCTTCGTGCCGATCCACACCGGACGGGTGCGGGTGGTGGGTGAGGTGAGCCGTCCGGGCACGTATGAAGTCGGTCGGGACGGGTCGCTGGCCGACATCGTCCGCGCGGCCGGTGGCCTGCTGCCGACGGCAGCGCGCTCGCGGATCCAGGTCGAACGGCTCACCGCCGCCCGCGACCGCACCCGCCCCGGCAGCGACCGCGCCGTGCTCGACGTGAGCGGCGGCACCGGAGATGTCCCTGCGCTGGCACTCGTCGATGGCGACGTCATTCGTGTGCTGAAGGTGGCGGACCGCGTGCGGAATCGCGTGGTGCTGCGCGGCAACGTGTTCACCCCCGGCACCGTCGGCCTCACCCCCGGCATGCGACTGAGCGAGGCGATCCGGAAGGCGGGGGGCCTGAAGCCGGACACCTACCTCGGCCAGGTGCTCATCTCGCGCCTCAATTCCGACTCCACCCGCAGCCAGCTGCGCGCCACGCTCGCGGACACCCTCGGCACCGTGGTCGGCGATCCCGTGCTGCAGGAAGAGGACGAGATCCGCGTGTTCGGCCGGAGCGAGTTCCGCCCCATCCGCTACGTCGCGATCACCGGCGCCGTGCGGCGGAGTGGACGATATCCGTACCAGGACGGCATGACGATGCGCGACCTCGTGCTGCTGGCTGGTGGCCTGCAGGAGAGCGCGATGCTGAACGAGGCGGAAGTGGCGCGCATGCCGCGCTCACGCGTCGATGGCCTGACGGCGACCACCATGCGCGTGCCGATGGACTCGAGCTACCTCTTCGAGCGCGGTCCCGACGGCCGGTACGCCGGCCCGCCCGGCATGGCCGGCGCCGCCTCCGGCACCTCGGAAGTCGTGCTCGACCCGTATGACAACGTGCTGATCCTGCGCCAGCCCGACTGGGAGCTCCAGCGGACGGTGTTCGTCGGTGGCGAGGTGCGCTTCCCTGGCAGCTACACGCTGGTGAAGAAGTCGGAGCGGCTGAGTGACGTGCTGCAGCGCGCCGGCGGGCTGACGAAGGAAGCGTACGCCGACGGCGTGAATTTCTCGCGCCGGCGCAACCGCATCGGCCGCATCGGCGTCGATCTGCCGGCGGTGCTCAAGGATGGGCAGGCGCAGGACAACATCATCCTCTTCGACGGCGACTCCATCACGATCCCCCGGTATGACGCCGTGGTGCGCGTGGACGGCGCGGTGAACTCGCCGACCGCCCTGCCCTACGTGCGCGGGAAGGACATGCAGTACTACATCCGCGCCGCCGGCGGCGGGCGCCTGGACGCCGACCTGCCACGCACCTACGTCACGCAGCCCAACGGCCGCGTGGATGCCGTGTCGCGCCGCCTGTTCCTGCCCGACGGCCAGCCCACGCCCCGGCCGGGTGCGGTGGTGACGGTGCCGAAGCGGGATCGCACCGAACGCCAGGACACCCTCGCCTCCCGCACACAGATCGCGTCCATCATCGGCACCTTCGCGGCGGTGCTCGCGTCGCTGGCGACGATCATCATCCAGACCCGTTAG
- a CDS encoding class I SAM-dependent methyltransferase, which yields MTAMEAGTADPRKTPPVRDDVRAQIASEATFWGADPFEKPGADTLENLVNKTQDAAIFFDLVHEFTPLFAGARRIVEVGGGQGWASCLVKRRFPAASVALTDAVPEAIAGRGIWERVFACRLDAAHAAPAQALPFDDASVDLLFCFAAAHHFVDHDAALREVGRVLTPRGHCLWLYEPTAPRWLHRAAERRVNRKRVDVPEHVLKPGDVRAAAARQGLHCEVRYSTSIRHRGRGATLYFTVLGALPVLTRLLPCTAHFILTPAGAVSNRGG from the coding sequence GTGACGGCGATGGAGGCCGGCACGGCCGATCCCCGGAAAACGCCGCCGGTGCGTGACGACGTGCGGGCCCAGATCGCGAGCGAGGCGACGTTCTGGGGCGCCGACCCGTTCGAGAAGCCTGGCGCGGACACGCTCGAGAACCTCGTCAACAAGACGCAGGATGCGGCCATCTTCTTCGACCTCGTGCACGAGTTCACGCCACTCTTCGCCGGGGCGCGCCGGATCGTGGAAGTGGGAGGCGGCCAGGGGTGGGCGTCATGCCTGGTGAAGCGCCGATTCCCGGCCGCCAGCGTGGCGCTCACTGACGCCGTGCCGGAGGCGATCGCTGGCCGCGGCATCTGGGAGCGTGTGTTCGCCTGCCGCCTCGACGCGGCGCATGCGGCGCCCGCACAGGCCCTGCCGTTCGACGATGCCAGCGTGGACCTGCTGTTCTGCTTCGCCGCTGCGCACCATTTCGTGGACCACGATGCCGCGCTGCGTGAGGTCGGCCGGGTCCTGACGCCGCGCGGCCACTGCCTCTGGCTGTATGAACCGACGGCGCCGCGATGGCTTCACCGCGCGGCCGAGCGACGCGTGAACCGCAAGCGCGTGGACGTGCCCGAGCATGTGCTGAAGCCTGGCGACGTGCGTGCCGCGGCGGCACGGCAGGGGCTGCACTGCGAGGTCCGCTACTCGACCAGCATCCGGCACCGTGGCCGCGGGGCGACCCTCTACTTCACGGTGCTCGGCGCGCTGCCGGTCCTGACCCGGCTGCTGCCCTGCACGGCGCACTTCATCCTCACGCCCGCCGGCGCGGTCTCGAACCGTGGCGGCTGA
- a CDS encoding flippase — MADEASSAAGTPRAPSLMRNGAFSLVTSAAPIPVALIALPLLTRHLGTERLGLLALAWAWLGYATLLDFGLGRALTRMVAANDAGSAIASPIRAYVATAHVTLTIVGLLVGLLGAVVAPWYVTHVLQVSAVLRSDAVMSSVLFALSVPAVTGASAPRAVLEARQRFTAINFVRLPVSVGTFLVPLLLLPFTASLTVIAATLAGVRLWAWWRYASLARAELTRSPGDGAATAYLRPLLRAGAWMTVSNVLSPLMTVADRFLIGSFISVSAVALYAVPWEAITKLWIVPGALMMVVFPAVAAAAESEPGRMAPLYAAAVRLLTALVVPACCVACLLAPWLLQLAGGAQYSGDSVTVLRILAIGLAANCIAAAPITILQASGRAKWTATLHLLEVVPFALLLWVGVQRAGIVGVAAAWSIRAVCDALLLAALSQRVAALPVRSMLLSAGGVASVALCAWLGSALIAPSARLPLAGALAVTLLAPVVLWMQRPASERLVLGPLGGAP; from the coding sequence ATGGCAGACGAGGCCTCGTCCGCAGCCGGCACGCCGCGCGCGCCGTCGCTGATGCGGAACGGGGCCTTCAGCCTCGTCACCAGCGCGGCACCGATCCCGGTGGCGCTGATCGCGCTGCCGTTGCTCACGCGCCACCTCGGCACCGAGCGGCTCGGTCTCCTCGCGCTGGCCTGGGCCTGGCTCGGCTATGCCACGCTGCTCGACTTCGGCCTCGGCCGCGCGCTGACGCGGATGGTCGCGGCGAACGATGCCGGATCCGCAATTGCCTCACCGATCCGCGCGTACGTCGCCACGGCACATGTCACCCTGACGATCGTCGGGCTCCTGGTGGGCCTGCTCGGCGCCGTGGTCGCGCCGTGGTACGTCACCCACGTGCTGCAGGTGAGCGCGGTGCTTCGATCGGACGCGGTGATGAGCTCCGTGTTGTTCGCGCTCTCGGTGCCGGCCGTGACCGGTGCCAGTGCGCCACGGGCCGTGCTCGAGGCCCGGCAGCGGTTCACGGCGATCAACTTCGTGCGGCTCCCGGTGAGCGTGGGCACCTTCCTGGTGCCGTTGCTGCTGCTGCCGTTCACGGCCTCGCTCACGGTGATCGCCGCGACACTGGCCGGCGTGCGACTGTGGGCGTGGTGGCGCTATGCGAGCCTCGCGCGCGCCGAACTCACGCGGAGCCCCGGTGATGGCGCGGCGACCGCCTACCTGCGGCCGCTGCTGCGCGCCGGCGCATGGATGACCGTCAGCAACGTCCTCAGCCCGCTGATGACCGTGGCCGACCGGTTCCTGATCGGCTCGTTCATCTCCGTGAGTGCGGTGGCGCTCTATGCCGTGCCGTGGGAAGCGATCACGAAGCTCTGGATCGTGCCCGGCGCCCTGATGATGGTCGTCTTCCCCGCAGTCGCTGCGGCGGCGGAATCGGAGCCCGGACGCATGGCGCCGTTGTACGCTGCCGCGGTGCGCCTGCTCACTGCGCTCGTGGTGCCCGCCTGCTGCGTGGCCTGCCTCCTCGCGCCGTGGCTGCTGCAACTGGCCGGTGGGGCGCAGTACTCCGGCGACAGCGTGACGGTGCTGCGCATCCTCGCCATCGGACTCGCGGCCAACTGCATCGCGGCCGCCCCGATCACCATCCTGCAGGCCAGCGGGCGCGCGAAATGGACCGCGACGCTGCACCTGCTCGAGGTGGTGCCCTTCGCGCTTCTGCTGTGGGTGGGCGTGCAGCGCGCCGGGATCGTCGGCGTGGCTGCCGCGTGGTCGATCCGCGCGGTGTGTGACGCGCTGCTGCTGGCCGCCCTCTCACAGCGCGTCGCTGCCCTGCCGGTGCGCAGCATGCTGCTCTCCGCCGGCGGCGTCGCGTCGGTGGCGCTCTGTGCCTGGCTCGGATCCGCGCTCATCGCCCCGTCGGCACGTCTCCCCCTGGCCGGCGCGCTGGCGGTCACGCTGCTGGCACCGGTGGTGCTCTGGATGCAGCGTCCGGCGTCTGAACGACTGGTCCTGGGCCCACTGGGTGGTGCCCCGTGA
- a CDS encoding O-antigen ligase family protein, whose translation MSAIAIQERRLASPSTASVRHLATLLVVGTLPFTYAMTLRIVFPVKIYELVLCICGALMLWEGRAVLAPGLARYARPVLAMLAWATAVLAIRLAVPLDSFTTEGFEARVGPVGDAVIKVAYWLVALFAFALVATATYEDARRVGRWWCVGAITAAIYGWLLLLSSVFGLPAPLLPGMVSPQIINIAGRELFRGGTFEEGNYFAMYLLTSLAVALWMRWRWTAVFLATTVFITFSTANVVALALFGCIYAMGVGAQDRDPRGKFYALALFLAAAGIVVAILVATGYVSEFFIAKLSTEEFGSKLDRLDLAVAGLRMSADHPLMGVGLSHYGFNYRPYQLTDFFDRARPVKPIANNPWVEILAETGVVGLALVLTFAKRVWTQAAGAPGLAFRAGLAAVALGLFTFPSMTVLFIWAFCGMVVGVRLREERDAATAAAMA comes from the coding sequence ATGTCGGCGATCGCCATCCAGGAGCGCCGGCTGGCCTCGCCGAGCACGGCATCGGTGCGCCACCTTGCCACGCTGCTGGTGGTGGGCACACTGCCGTTCACCTACGCGATGACGCTGCGCATCGTGTTCCCGGTGAAGATCTACGAACTGGTGCTGTGCATCTGCGGTGCGCTGATGTTGTGGGAGGGGCGCGCGGTGCTGGCGCCGGGGCTGGCACGGTACGCCCGGCCGGTCCTCGCGATGCTGGCGTGGGCCACGGCAGTGCTGGCGATCCGTCTCGCGGTCCCGCTCGACTCGTTCACGACCGAGGGGTTCGAGGCGCGCGTCGGCCCGGTGGGTGACGCGGTGATCAAGGTGGCGTACTGGCTGGTGGCGCTCTTCGCCTTCGCCCTCGTCGCGACGGCGACCTACGAGGACGCGCGGCGGGTGGGGCGCTGGTGGTGCGTGGGCGCGATCACGGCCGCCATCTACGGCTGGTTGCTGCTGCTGTCGTCGGTGTTCGGGCTGCCGGCACCGCTCCTGCCGGGGATGGTGAGTCCGCAGATCATCAACATCGCCGGGCGTGAACTGTTCCGCGGCGGGACGTTCGAGGAGGGGAACTACTTCGCGATGTACCTCCTGACCTCGCTGGCCGTGGCACTCTGGATGCGCTGGCGCTGGACGGCGGTGTTCCTGGCCACGACGGTGTTCATCACCTTCTCCACTGCCAACGTGGTTGCGCTGGCGCTGTTCGGGTGCATCTACGCGATGGGCGTCGGCGCGCAGGACCGCGACCCGCGCGGGAAGTTCTATGCCCTCGCGCTCTTCCTCGCGGCAGCGGGCATCGTCGTGGCGATCCTGGTGGCGACGGGATACGTCTCGGAGTTCTTCATCGCGAAGCTGTCCACCGAGGAGTTCGGGTCGAAGCTGGACCGGCTCGACCTCGCGGTCGCGGGACTGCGGATGTCGGCGGACCATCCCCTGATGGGCGTTGGATTGTCCCACTACGGCTTCAATTACCGTCCATACCAGCTCACCGACTTCTTCGACCGTGCGCGGCCGGTGAAGCCGATCGCGAACAACCCCTGGGTCGAGATCCTCGCCGAGACCGGGGTGGTGGGGCTGGCCCTGGTGCTGACCTTCGCGAAGCGGGTATGGACGCAAGCCGCCGGCGCCCCGGGCCTGGCCTTCCGGGCCGGGCTCGCCGCAGTGGCGCTGGGACTCTTCACCTTCCCGAGCATGACGGTGCTGTTCATCTGGGCGTTCTGCGGGATGGTCGTCGGGGTGCGGCTGCGCGAGGAACGCGATGCCGCGACTGCGGCGGCGATGGCGTGA